The following are encoded together in the Triticum dicoccoides isolate Atlit2015 ecotype Zavitan chromosome 6B, WEW_v2.0, whole genome shotgun sequence genome:
- the LOC119323259 gene encoding uncharacterized protein LOC119323259 isoform X1, whose translation MAAGVCWALREVWRESTRMKSKTNRGIQKAGRVDHLQGGPNWILVAGGVLLSTLSVKLGCKLKQMFDTKQQNGFSKAESRPGGCELHSNLCRFRGQTSCYYCISGHSDGGVEVKHPPASPSKSAEPSLPLVKIPVQESSKDNSGVMWISSPDRLEDPRKPFQYSNSSGSPRVSESGSDIYSKREVIQKLRQHLKRRDEMIMEIQAQIADLKNSLAIQEKQSSNLQSQLESANRDIFDSEREIQHLRKIITDHCVGEALSHDKPLHVGHWQSDATNGHANGYANSSVGDPELHFIGIGKKKEELERMEMLKREVGELKEVIGGKDFLLHSYKEQKVELCSQIRELQEKLSSHVPNIL comes from the exons ATGGCCGCCGGCGTCTGTTGGGCTTTGCGTGAGGTCTGGCGTGAGTCGACCAG GATGAAGTCTAAGACGAATAGGGGCATACAGAAGGCAGGAAGAGTAGATCATCTCCAAGGAGGACCAAACTGGATTCTTGTTGCCGGAGGAGTTTTACTAAGCACTCTCTCCGTCAAACTTGGATGCAAATTAAAGCAAATGTTTGATACGAAGCAGCAGAATGGCTTTTCCAAAG CCGAAAGTAGGCCTGGAGGATGTGAATTGCACTCAAACCTATGCAGGTTTCGTGGCCAAACTAGCTGCTACTATTGTATTTCAG GGCATTCAGAtggtggagtggaagtcaagcatccTCCTGCAAGTCCATCAAAATCAGCTGAACCCTCGCTTCCACTTGTGAAAATACCAGTGCAAGAATCAAGCAAGGACAACAGTGGCGTCATGTGGATATCATCACCTGACCGCCTTGAAGATCCTCGTAAACCATTTCAGTACTCAAACAGTTCTGGCTCCCCACGTGTTTCAGAGTCAGGATCTGACATTTATAGCAAGAGAGAGGTCATACAGAAGCTGAGGCAGCACCTGAAAAGACGTGATGAGATGATCATGGAGATTCAAGCTCAGATTGCTGACCTTAAGAACTCTCTTGCCATCCAGGAGAAGCAGTCGTCTAATTTGCAGTCTCAGCTGGAGTCTGCTAACCGAGATATATTTGATTCTGAGCGAGAGATCCAGCATCTGAGGAAGATCATCACAGACCATTGTGTTGGCGAAGCACTCTCTCACGATAAGCCGTTGCATGTTGGACACTGGCAGTCAGATGCCACCAATGGGCATGCTAATGGCTACGCCAATAGCAGCGTCGGTGACCCTGAGCTGCATTttattggtattgggaagaagaaagaagagttggAGAGGATGGAGATGCTCAAGAGGGAGGTGGGTGAGCTGAAGGAAGTTATCGGAGGGAAAGACTTCTTGCTTCACAGCTACAAGGAGCAGAAGGTCGAGCTCTGTTCTCAGATCAGGGAATTGCAGGAAAAACTCTCCTCGCATGTGCCGAACATATTGTAG
- the LOC119323259 gene encoding uncharacterized protein LOC119323259 isoform X2 has translation MKSKTNRGIQKAGRVDHLQGGPNWILVAGGVLLSTLSVKLGCKLKQMFDTKQQNGFSKAESRPGGCELHSNLCRFRGQTSCYYCISGHSDGGVEVKHPPASPSKSAEPSLPLVKIPVQESSKDNSGVMWISSPDRLEDPRKPFQYSNSSGSPRVSESGSDIYSKREVIQKLRQHLKRRDEMIMEIQAQIADLKNSLAIQEKQSSNLQSQLESANRDIFDSEREIQHLRKIITDHCVGEALSHDKPLHVGHWQSDATNGHANGYANSSVGDPELHFIGIGKKKEELERMEMLKREVGELKEVIGGKDFLLHSYKEQKVELCSQIRELQEKLSSHVPNIL, from the exons ATGAAGTCTAAGACGAATAGGGGCATACAGAAGGCAGGAAGAGTAGATCATCTCCAAGGAGGACCAAACTGGATTCTTGTTGCCGGAGGAGTTTTACTAAGCACTCTCTCCGTCAAACTTGGATGCAAATTAAAGCAAATGTTTGATACGAAGCAGCAGAATGGCTTTTCCAAAG CCGAAAGTAGGCCTGGAGGATGTGAATTGCACTCAAACCTATGCAGGTTTCGTGGCCAAACTAGCTGCTACTATTGTATTTCAG GGCATTCAGAtggtggagtggaagtcaagcatccTCCTGCAAGTCCATCAAAATCAGCTGAACCCTCGCTTCCACTTGTGAAAATACCAGTGCAAGAATCAAGCAAGGACAACAGTGGCGTCATGTGGATATCATCACCTGACCGCCTTGAAGATCCTCGTAAACCATTTCAGTACTCAAACAGTTCTGGCTCCCCACGTGTTTCAGAGTCAGGATCTGACATTTATAGCAAGAGAGAGGTCATACAGAAGCTGAGGCAGCACCTGAAAAGACGTGATGAGATGATCATGGAGATTCAAGCTCAGATTGCTGACCTTAAGAACTCTCTTGCCATCCAGGAGAAGCAGTCGTCTAATTTGCAGTCTCAGCTGGAGTCTGCTAACCGAGATATATTTGATTCTGAGCGAGAGATCCAGCATCTGAGGAAGATCATCACAGACCATTGTGTTGGCGAAGCACTCTCTCACGATAAGCCGTTGCATGTTGGACACTGGCAGTCAGATGCCACCAATGGGCATGCTAATGGCTACGCCAATAGCAGCGTCGGTGACCCTGAGCTGCATTttattggtattgggaagaagaaagaagagttggAGAGGATGGAGATGCTCAAGAGGGAGGTGGGTGAGCTGAAGGAAGTTATCGGAGGGAAAGACTTCTTGCTTCACAGCTACAAGGAGCAGAAGGTCGAGCTCTGTTCTCAGATCAGGGAATTGCAGGAAAAACTCTCCTCGCATGTGCCGAACATATTGTAG